TGCTGATTTATGGTGTAGTATCCGGGGTTGACGGTGCAATCGGCAGTACATTTAATATCAATGGAAAACGGGCTAAACAGATTATGGAACTATGCCACGCTGGTAAAGTTGCTGAAGCCTATGAAGTACAGCATGTAACAAATGATTTAATAGAAAAGGTTTTGGACTTAGGCTTGTACCAAACATTGAAAGAAGTTCTAAATGTCAAAGGTATTGACGCTGGAATCTGTAAAAAACCCATGCATTCCTTTGATTCAGGTAAAAAAGGAGAAGTCAAACAACTGGTAACTGATTTCGATTTATAATAGGTAAGGCAAAGGTCTTGATAGACTTTTGCCGAAAAATAAGAAAGCGCTTCATTATATTTAAAGGGGGAACTTATAATGGATAAAGTAGGTCTTGGTGCAATTAACTGGATCGTGTTAGTTGTCTATTTAGTTGCAATGTTAGGGGTAGGCGTTTACTTCACAAAAAGATCAGGAAAAAACACAGATGCATTCTTTACCGCAAGTGGTAAAATTCCTGCCTGGGCAGCAGGGTTCAGTATCTATGCAACAACATTAAGTGCGATTACTTTTATGTCAACACCTGAACAGGCATTTTTGACAGATTGGTCATATGCGGCAGGTAACCTTGCGATATTCGCAATTATACCTGTATTAATCTACTTTTACATTCCGTTCTTTAGAAAATTGAATGTAACAACAGCCTATGAATATTTAGAAGAACGATTTGGTGTCTCGTTGCGCGTAATCGGAAGTTTATTATTTATTCTTTTCCATATTGGTCGTGTCGCCATTGTTATTTATCTGCCGACATTAGCCATTACTTCTGTATCAAACATTAATCCAATTTTAATCGCTTCCGCTGTTGGCGGTTTATGTATCATCTATACGTTCTTAGGTGGTATGGAAGGTGTTATTTGGAGCGATGTTATTCAAGGAATTTTATTACTTGGGGGCGCACTACTAGTTGTTATATTAGGTATTTTCACCATTAACGGCGGCTTCTCGACTGTAATAAGCGATGCATTAGCTAATGATAAATTGATCACCGTGGATAATTTCCAATTTGGGGCAGCAGCTGCTGCAATTCCAATTATCTTTATCGGTTCGATTTTTAATAACCTGCATCAATACACCGCAAGTCAGGATGTTGTGCAGCGTTACCAAACAACCAGTTCTATAAAAGAAACAAATAAATCACTTTGGACAAACGGTATTTTAGCTCTCGTTACGATTCCAATCTTCTATGGAATGGGTACTGTTCTTTACAGTTACTATTCAAATGTGGAAGCACTTCCTGATGGATTTAATACCTCAGCGGTCGTTCCTTATTTTATCGTAACAACCTTGCCTGTTGGTGTTGCAGGTTTACTGATTGCTGCGATATTCGCGGCTTGTCAATCAACGATTTCATCTAGTTTAAACAGTCTTTCAGCATGTGTGACGGTTGATTTTAAACAACGATTCTTTGGTAAAACCGGTCAGGATGTATGGATTGCAAGAATAGCTATTATTATTGCCGGTATTCTTGGAATGGCTGCTGCGCTCTATTTGGTTTCCACCAATCGTGCGGAAACATGGAACTTGTTCTTAGCGCTTACTGGATTGTTCGGTGTGCCAATAGCGGGTATCTTTGCCCTCGGAATCTTTACCAAACGGGCAAATGCACCTGGGGTATTAATCGGATTATTCTTAAGTGCGATTACTTCCTACTTTATTCAGCAAACAGACTTGACACCATTTGCCGTTAGTGTCGTCTCATTCTTTACATCATTTATATTTGGATATGTAGCAAGTTTCTTCTTCCCGAAATATAACAAAAATACAACTGGGCTTACTATTTTCAGTAGAAATGAAGCATATGTTAAGCCTGATTCAAAGACTAAAGTTTCATAATTAGAAAAGTGTAAGAGGCTGAGACAAAAGTGATTCAGTCATGGGGAAATCCGAACTATGATTCCAAATTCTTTAATTAGAATTTGGATTAGTTCGGATATTTTTCTTGGCTGTTTTTTAAACCTTATTGCGAATTGTCCATAAACTGCAACGTAACT
This Virgibacillus phasianinus DNA region includes the following protein-coding sequences:
- a CDS encoding sodium:solute symporter, whose amino-acid sequence is MDKVGLGAINWIVLVVYLVAMLGVGVYFTKRSGKNTDAFFTASGKIPAWAAGFSIYATTLSAITFMSTPEQAFLTDWSYAAGNLAIFAIIPVLIYFYIPFFRKLNVTTAYEYLEERFGVSLRVIGSLLFILFHIGRVAIVIYLPTLAITSVSNINPILIASAVGGLCIIYTFLGGMEGVIWSDVIQGILLLGGALLVVILGIFTINGGFSTVISDALANDKLITVDNFQFGAAAAAIPIIFIGSIFNNLHQYTASQDVVQRYQTTSSIKETNKSLWTNGILALVTIPIFYGMGTVLYSYYSNVEALPDGFNTSAVVPYFIVTTLPVGVAGLLIAAIFAACQSTISSSLNSLSACVTVDFKQRFFGKTGQDVWIARIAIIIAGILGMAAALYLVSTNRAETWNLFLALTGLFGVPIAGIFALGIFTKRANAPGVLIGLFLSAITSYFIQQTDLTPFAVSVVSFFTSFIFGYVASFFFPKYNKNTTGLTIFSRNEAYVKPDSKTKVS